A single genomic interval of Anopheles marshallii chromosome 2, idAnoMarsDA_429_01, whole genome shotgun sequence harbors:
- the LOC128717902 gene encoding polyserase-2-like, with translation MGRAKCYAIALVLLCLLLVVKSSVTQTCGKRKVVNQLIVNGTEAKDGHWPWHVAIFHNNARTFVYACGGTIVDQNTILTAAHCLMTSNGIIARERLVVQVGRNRLRVASNRVQEHEALVLIVHPEYIVNRIQHDIALIKLAADITYTDYIQPICLWNRGNNLNLIVGSWGTVIGFGRDETDETSDTLREASIPVVSHITCIESNRKAFDSLLTSNMFCAGNRDGVVPADNRACNGDSGGGLFFNYNDVWFVRGVVSFTKPRQNTLFCDTKEYTVFTDVAKYLRWIGQHIHGIGGQPVAVEDSNNRKIGLLPMSTCGANRYASRNESTKPIMLGYPWMGLIECTKKVTFDESILCQAALISDMYLVGLAQCAKRIPKCFISTVRLGDYDINKSKDCAQVDGQEVCSPPVQTLRIQSVIAHPEYNQPRYANDIAIIRLRDRADTTWINVKPICLPVTHELRSQKSTHYIHTSWPLLEFWRTDTSVNLLERSIGEFIDSIECQNMIRAANITIMATSRQICIKQQNLRSESEECKKAFAGTPLQLVQQVDGESRYVLYGMLSFGPASCTHLLPDVYTSVPSYMDWILENIQE, from the exons ATGGGTCGGGCAAAGTGCTACGCAATCGCATTGGTTCTGCTGTGCTTGTTGCTGGTGGTAAAATCAAGTGTAACGCAAACTTGTGGCAAACGAAAGGTGGTAAATCAACTTATTGTGAACGGTACCGAAGCAAAGGATGGCCATTGGCCGTGGCATGTGGCCATTTTTCACAACAATGCTCGAACATTCGTTTATGCGTGTGGAGGAACAATCGTGGACCAGAATACAATTCTAACGG cggCTCACTGTTTGATGACGTCGAATGGGATCATTGCAAGAGAGCGCCTCGTAGTGCAAGTTGGCCGAAATCGACTACGCGTTGCTAGCAACCGTGTACAAGAACACGAAGCGTTAGTGTTGATCGTACATCCGGAATACATCGTCAACCGTATTCAACACGATATCGCTCTGATAAAGCTCGCTGCCGACATCACCTACACCGACTACATCCAACCGATTTGCTTGTGGAATAGAGGCAATAATCTGAACTTGATCGTGGGCTCTTGGGGAACGGTGATCGGATTCGGTAGAGATGAAACCGATGAAACTTCTGACACACTGCGTGAAGCAAGTATTCCCGTCGTTAGTCATATCACTTGTATCGAAAGCAATCGGAAAGCGTTTGATTCACTGCTAACCTCGAATATGTTCTGCGCTGGCAATCGTGATGGGGTCGTGCCTGCTGACAATCGTGCCTGTAACGGCGACAGCGGAGGAGGTTTGTTCTTCAACTACAACGATGTTTGGTTCGTTCGTGGAGTGGTGTCTTTTACAAAACCTCGTCAAAATACGCTTTTTTGTGACACGAAGGAATACACCGTGTTTACGGATGTGGCAAAGTATTTGAGATGGATCGGGCAACACATTCATGGAATTGGTGGTCAACCGGTGGCTGTAGAAGATAGTAACAATCGTAAAATTGGGTTGCTACCGATGTCCACCTGTGGTGCCAATCGGTATGCTAGCAGAAATGAATCAACCAAGCCGATTATGCTCGGATACCCGTGGATGGGTCTAATAGAGTGTACTAAGAAAGTAACCTTCGATGAGTCTATATTGTGTCAAGCGGCATTAATTAGCGACATGTATCTAGTCGGATTAGCTCAATGCGCTAAAAGAATACCGAAATGCTTCAT ATCAACCGTACGGTTGGGAGACTACGACATAAACAAATCCAAGGATTGCGCACAGGTGGATGGACAAGAGGTATGTTCGCCTCCGGTTCAAACATTACGCATTCAGTCTGTAATTGCGCACCCAGAATACAACCAACCACGTTACGCGAACGATATTGCGATTATTCGACTGCGCGACCGAGCGGATACTACTTGGATCAATGTGAAGCCAATCTGTCTCCCAGTGACCCACGAACTGCGCAGTCAAAAGTCAACCCATTACATTCATACTTCGTGGCCATTGCTGGAGTTCTGGAGAACTGATACAAGTGTAAACTTGCTCGAAAGGTCGATAGGCGAGTTTATCGATTCAATCGAATGCCAAAACATGATACGTGCGGCAAATATCACAATAATGGCAACGTCACGGCAGATATGCATCAAGCAGCAAAATCTTCGGAGCGAATCAGAAGAGTGCAAGAAAGCTTTTGCAGGGACTCCACTACAGCTTGTGCAGCAAGTGGACGGAGAGAGCCGCTATGTGTTGTATGGAATGTTATCATTCGGACCGGCAAGCTGCACCCACCTTCTGCCGGATGTGTACACCAGCGTGCCCAGTTATATGGACTGGATTCTAGAAAACATACAAGAGTAG
- the LOC128709034 gene encoding specificity protein transcription factor 3-like: MDPGTFAQDFFCRLCAAEGIVIHPLFPPGDNDPKDELVRMIAVLTSVHLAQADDAGAVICDKCLQMLDLFCKFREECLRQDVLIRTRRTVLAEQLERQRQQLLLQQQQSSHRTVEVKLENDDDRVTEAALPIIAEVPEEIICTPTPHFTDIECKEECEEADNMQQILVTLDSVPVASPPVLHQYGITHDCIISSSISEGSHALPGSTLITPTKHLGISVLGNQISPSGTCTTAGETTICATGNTSPIPSRRSKGKIKPNFKKPPPGCEQCRQSFATYYEYDQHMNQQHAWDKANRCSLACDPCQMRFTKSYNLKRHMYEVHGEIPQGLTVIPCEHCGERFLRGNILERHIAKVHRSKNKLKVCAIKST; the protein is encoded by the exons ATGGACCCGGGTACATT cgCTCAGGATTTCTTCTGCCGGTTATGTGCAGCGGAAGGCATTGTAATACACCCGCTATTCCCCCCGGGTGACAATGACCCGAAGGATGAGCTAGTGCGTATGATAGCGGTGCTAACATCGGTGCATCTCGCACAAGCGGATGACGCTGGGGCGGTCATTTGTgacaaatgtttgcaaatgttgGACTTGTTTTGTAAGTTTCGTGAGGAGTGCCTGCGGCAGGATGTGCTTATACGGACGAGAAGGACCGTACTCGCCGAACAGCTGGAAAGGCAGCGACAGCAGTTGTtacttcagcagcagcagagttcTCATCGGACGGTAGAGGTGAAGCTggagaatgatgatgatagagTAACGGAAGCCGCGCTACCGATCATAGCCGAAGTACCGGAGGAGATTATCTGCACACCAACGCCACATTTCACCGATATAGAATGTAAGGAGGAATGTGAAGAAGCGGATAACATGCAACAGATACTGGTGACGCTGGATTCGGTACCGGTTGCAAGTCCACCGGTATTGCACCAATACGGCATTACCCATGACTGCATAATTAGTTCTAGTATTAGCGAAGGTTCTCATGCACTTCCCGGATCGACGCTGATCACACCGACCAAACATCTCGGTATCTCGGTTCTGGGCAACCAAATATCACCGAGCGGCACGTGTACGACCGCTGGCGAGACGACGATTTGTGCAACGGGTAATACCTCGCCAATCCCTTCACGGCGTAGCAAGGGAAAGATAAAACCAAActtcaaaaaaccaccgcCTGGATGTGAACAGTGTCGGCAAAGCTTCGCTACCTACTACGAGTACGATCAGCATATGAACCAACAGCACGCATGGGACAAAGCCAACCGTTGCTCGTTGGCCTGTGATCCGTGCCAGATGAGGTTCACCAAATCGTACAACTTAAAACGCCACATGTACGAGGTGCACGGGGAGATACCGCAGGGACTCACGGTAATACCGTGCGAGCATTGCGGTGAGCGTTTCCTGCGCGGTAACATTCTCGAACGACACATCGCGAAGGTGCATCGGAGCAAGAACAAGCTGAAAGTCTGTGCCATTAAATCGACCTAG
- the LOC128708230 gene encoding serine protease 40-like has protein sequence MGRVRCYAIALIPLCLLLVVDLSLTQTCGTRKVVNFLIVNGTEAKDGHWPWHVAIFHNNARTFVYACGGTIVDQNTILTAAHCLMTSNGIIARERLVVQVGRNRLRVASNRAQEHEAFELIVHPEYNVNRIQHDIALIKLATDITYTDYIQPICLWNRGEDQNAIVGTWGTVIGFGVDESDNPSDTLREARIPVVSAITCIESNRNAFATQLTSNMFCAGNRDGVSACNGDSGGGLFFKYNDVWFIRGVVSFTKPRQDVLLCDTKEYTVFTDVAKYLSWIGQHIRGTSGPPIVIETVNNRKIGLLPMSTCGANPYGNREESSKPVLLGYPWVGLLEYTETGSREKRTICQATLISDLYLITGAHCVSSIPRRYTLSSVRLGEYDKSTMTDCAQVDGQTICAPPVQTLRIESVITHTGFNKPRYANDIALIRLRDRADTSRNNVKPICLPVTNELRSQKPTHYTLTAWASGSSGNLLERSQRELIESIECQKLYTERSVLLEKTTRQICIKQQQESRQRCKFPSSAAPLQLVQQVQGKSRYVLYGVLSYGPKNCSALYPDVYTNVASYVDWILENIQE, from the exons ATGGGTCGTGTAAGGTGCTACGCAATCGCGTTGATACCGTTGTGCCTTTTGCTGGTGGTAGATTTGAGTTTAACGCAAACCTGTGGCACACGAAAGGTGGTAAACTTTCTTATTGTGAACGGTACCGAAGCGAAGGACGGCCATTGGCCGTGGCATGTGGCCATTTTTCACAACAATGCTCGAACATTCGTTTATGCGTGTGGAGGAACAATCGTGGACCAGAATACAATTCTAACGG CGGCTCACTGTTTGATGACGTCGAATGGGATCATTGCAAGAGAACGCCTCGTAGTGCAAGTTGGTCGAAATCGACTACGCGTTGCTAGCAACCGCGCACAAGAACACGAAGCGTTCGAGTTGATCGTACATCCGGAATATAACGTCAACCGTATTCAACACGATATCGCTCTGATAAAGCTCGCTACCGACATCACCTACACCGACTACATCCAACCGATTTGCTTGTGGAATAGAGGTGAAGATCAAAATGCGATCGTTGGCACTTGGGGCACTGTGATCGGATTCGGTGTTGATGAGAGCGATAATCCATCCGACACACTACGTGAAGCTAGAATTCCCGTCGTTAGCGCTATTACTTGTATCGAAAGCAACCGCAACGCGTTTGCCACTCAACTTACCTCGAATATGTTCTGCGCTGGTAATCGTGATGGGGTCAGCGCCTGTAACGGCGACAGCGGAGGAGGTTTATTCTTCAAGTACAATGATGTTTGGTTCATACGTGGGGTGGTTTCTTTCACAAAGCCGCGTCAAGATGTGCTTTTATGTGACACGAAGGAATACACCGTGTTTACGGATGTGGCAAAGTATTTGAGTTGGATCGGGCAACACATTCGCGGAACGTCTGGTCCACCGATTGTGATAGAGACTGTTAACAATCGTAAAATTGGGTTGCTACCGATGTCCACCTGTGGTGCCAATCCGTATGGCAACAGGGAAGAATCATCTAAGCCGGTTTTGCTCGGATATCCTTGGGTGGGTCTGCTGGAGTATACTGAGACTGGATCAAGGGAAAAGAGAACGATCTGCCAAGCGACATTAATTAGCGATCTCTACCTAATCACTGGCGCGCACTGCGTTAGCAGTATTCCTAGGCGATACACCTT ATCGTCCGTACGGCTGGGAGAGTACGACAAGAGTACGATGACGGACTGTGCACAGGTGGATGGACAAACGATATGTGCACCTCCGGTGCAAACATTACGCATTGAGTCGGTGATCACGCACACGGGCTTCAACAAACCACGTTACGCGAACGATATTGCGCTTATTCGACTGCGCGACCGAGCGGACACTAGTCGGAACAATGTGAAACCAATCTGTCTTCCAGTAACGAATGAGCTACGCAGTCAGAAGCCAACCCATTACACGCTGACAGCGTGGGCCTCTGGTTCTAGCGGCAACTTACTTGAAAGGTCGCAACGTGAGCTTATCGAATCAATCGAATGCCAAAAGCTGTATACCGAACGTTCGGTCTTGCTGGAGAAAACGACCCGTCAGATATgtatcaaacaacaacaggaatCCAGGCAGAGGTGTAAATTCCCATCCTCAGCAGCTCCTCTACAGCTGGTGCAGCAAGTGCAAGGAAAAAGTCGCTATGTGCTGTACGGAGTGTTATCGTATGGACCAAAGAACTGCAGTGCGCTTTACCCAGACGTTTACACCAACGTGGCCAGCTACGTGGATTGGATTCTGGAAAACATACAAGAGTAA
- the LOC128708000 gene encoding serine protease easter-like produces MRGFTVLIVAFCACVFRTTIAQEIPLECGERKVKTVYLVQHGMETKEGHWPWHTAIYHREGQDFEYACGGSIIDRNTILTAAHCLYTSRGRIELTQLSVQVGRNQLSEASTRSQEHQAEQLIVHPGYNPHSVADDIALIKLATDITLTRYIQPVCLWNMEPNLDLIVAKNGTVVGFGLTEHDRVSDYLRQATIEVVDSWTCIESDRVAYGSTLTAGMFCGGGKAGVSVCNGDSGGGMFFEFSDNWYIRGVVSFMPLRENSGLCDGTKYTVFTDVAKYRDWIAQFINPTLASAREDPLLVDSSPKLRLLNFNTCGISPYTTGANDSFFAYPWIGMVEVTVQGKTMPFCQVTLISEWYAVGPAHCFANDRRERTIRFGDYDRSTETDCIDRNGTAVCAPPVQILPIERIIIRPDYNQIAFTDDIALIEFHRPANISQPNVRPICLPVTVPLRSYKPTTFALGGFLTGGDQIVSSRPTYLNSVNCQERYNALNYPLRKSHTQICVLGLPANFTGPCERMVSGATLQTVQTFGRRERYFLQGLLSFGARECNATVPDIYTNVAVYLDWILYNMRDIRLSGPDTSEQLIFTS; encoded by the exons ATGAGGGGATTCACTGTGCTGATTGTGGCgttttgtgcgtgtgtcttTAGAACAACGATCGCTCAGGAAATCCCACTGGAGTGTGGTGAACGCAAGGTGAAGACCGTGTACCTGGTGCAGCATGGGATGGAAACGAAGGAAGGCCATTGGCCGTGGCATACCGCCATCTATCACCGGGAGGGGCAAGATTTCGAATACGCTTGCGGTGGTTCGATTATCGATCGAAACACTATTCTGACCG CGGCTCACTGTCTGTACACGTCCCGCGGCCGGATCGAGCTGACCCAGCTGTCCGTACAAGTGGGGCGTAATCAGCTGTCGGAAGCGAGCACACGCTCGCAGGAACATCAGGCAGAGCAGCTCATCGTACATCCGGGCTACAACCCGCACAGTGTCGCGGACGATATAGCGCTGATCAAGCTGGCTACCGATATCACACTGACGCGATACATCCAACCGGTCTGCCTGTGGAACATGGAACCAAACCTGGACCTGATCGTGGCCAAGAACGGTACGGTGGTGGGCTTCGGACTGACGGAGCACGATCGCGTGTCGGACTATCTGCGGCAGGCTACGATCGAGGTGGTTGATTCCTGGACGTGCATCGAGAGCGATCGGGTCGCGTACGGTTCCACACTGACCGCGGGTATGTTTTGCGGTGGTGGCAAGGCGGGCGTTAGTGTGTGTAACGGGGACAGTGGTGGTGGTATGTTTTTCGAATTTTCCGACAACTGGTACATCCGGGGCGTGGTTTCGTTTATGCCGTTGCGCGAAAACAGCGGCCTGTGCGATGGTACCAAGTACACGGTGTTTACCGATGTGGCCAAGTATCGTGACTGGATCGCACAGTTCATCAACCCAACGCTAGCGTCCGCCCGTGAAGATCCGCTCCTGGTGGACAGCAGTCCGAAGTTGCGGTTGCTTAACTTTAATACCTGCGGCATCAGCCCGTACACGACCGGGGCGAACGATAGCTTCTTCGCCTATCCGTGGATCGGAATGGTGGAGGTGACCGTTCAGGGCAAAACGATGCCATTTTGTCAGGTCACGTTAATTAGCGAGTGGTACGCCGTGGGACCGGCACATTGTTTCGCTAATGATAGGAGGGA ACGAACCATCCGGTTCGGCGATTACGACAGGTCAACGGAAACGGACTGCATTGATCGGAACGGCACTGCCGTTTGTGCGCCACCGGTGCAGATACTGCCGATCGAAAGAATCATAATACGTCCGGATTACAACCAAATCGCATTCACCGACGATATCGCGCTGATTGAATTTCACCGACCGGCCAATATTAGCCAGCCGAATGTGAGACCGATTTGTTTACCGGTTACGGTCCCGTTGCGTAGCTACAAACCGACCACCTTCGCGCTGGGTGGATTCCTTACTGGTGGCGATCAAATCGTTAGCAGCCGTCCGACCTATCTCAACTCGGTCAACTGTCAGGAGCGCTACAATGCTCTCAATTATCCGCTGCGCAAAAGTCACACACAAATCTGTGTCCTAGGGTTACCGGCCAATTTTACCGGACCGTGCGAACGGATGGTTTCCGGTGCAACACTGCAAACGGTTCAAACGTTCGGCCGACGGGAACGATACTTTTTGCAGGGATTGCTTTCGTTCGGTGCACGTGAGTGTAACGCAACGGTGCCCGATATCTACACCAATGTGGCCGTTTACCTCGACTGGATACTGTACAACATGCGCGACATTAGACTGAGCGGTCCCGATACAAGCGAGCAGCTCATCTTCACATCGTAA
- the LOC128707392 gene encoding succinate dehydrogenase [ubiquinone] cytochrome b small subunit, mitochondrial-like, whose translation MANCILRGSLSKPAMAFARTLVASQSLPKAPFFTATLLTPVRKPRTFSATVRNFAVSPVRCSSGGSHVTLWNAERALSLALLGVIPVGLMFPSQVGDSLIAVSIVMHQHWGLEAIVTDYVRPILFGTTVPKLTNGLLFVVSAATLGGLFYFNYNDIGIAGVVRKIWSTKAKE comes from the exons ATGGCCAATTGTATTCTGCGCGGTTCACTATCGAAGCCAG CTATGGCTTTCGCGCGTACACTCGTGGCCAGCCAATCCCTCCCGAAGGCTCCCTTTTTCACGGCCACCTTGCTGACGCCGGTACGCAAACCGCGGACGTTCTCCGCCACCGTACGTAACTTTGCCGTTTCGCCTGTACGGTGTTCGAGCGGTGGTAGTCACGTTACGCTATGGAATGCCGAACGTGCCTTGTCCCTGGCCCTGCTGGGTGTGATTCCGGTTGGGTTGATGTTCCCATCGCAGGTCGGCGACTCTCTGATCGCCGTGAGCATTGTGATGCATCAGCATTG GGGGTTGGAAGCTATCGTGACGGATTACGTGCGTCCAATTCTGTTCGGAACTACCGTACCGAAGCTTACCAATGGCCTTTTGTTCGTCGTGTCTGCTGCCACGCTCGGTGGTCTGTTCTATTTCAACTACAACGACATCGGAATTGCAGGCGTCGTCCGTAAAATCTGGTCTACCAAAGCGAAGGAATAG
- the LOC128719557 gene encoding serine protease easter-like, whose protein sequence is MGSVRCFAIVFIPLCLLLMVASSLAQNCGERKVVQFLIVNGTEAKDGHWPWHVAIFHNNARTFVYACGGTIVDQNTVLTAAHCLMTSNGIIARERLVVQVGRNRLRVASNRAQEHEAFELIVHPEYNVNRIQHDIALIKLATDITYTDYIQPICLWNRGDNQNAIVDTWGTVVGFGIDETDEVSDTLREATIPVVSHITCIESNRKAFGSLLTSNMFCAGNRDGVSACNGDSGGGLFFNYNDVWFVRGVVSFTKPRQNTLFCDTKEYTVFTDVAKYLSWIKQHMRGTAGQSVVIETDNNRKIGLLPMSTCGANPYASREESSKPVLLGYPWVGLLEYTETGSSEKRTSCQATLISDLYLITGAHCVSGIPTRYGVSSVRLGEYNRNTLTDCASVDGQMVCAPPVQTLRIESVITHPDYNKPRYANDIALIRLRDRADTSRNNVKPICLPVTNELRSQKSTHYTLTTWGFGSSGTVLERSLRETVDSVDCQKLYTDQSISLEKTSRQICIKQQHGTECKLPLSAAPLQLVQQVRGKNSYVLYGVLSFGPVRCGEPYPDVYTNVASYVDWILESIK, encoded by the exons ATGGGTAGCGTAAGATGCTTCGCAATCGTGTTCATACCGTTGTGCCTTTTGCTGATGGTGGCTTCAAGTTTGGCACAAAACTGTGGTGAACGAAAGGTTGTACAGTTCCTTATTGTTAATGGTACTGAAGCAAAGGACGGCCATTGGCCATGGCATGTGGCAATATTTCACAACAATGCTCGTACATTCGTTTATGCGTGTGGAGGAACAATTGTTGACCAGAATACAGTTCTAACGG cggCTCACTGTTTGATGACGTCGAATGGGATCATTGCAAGAGAGCGCCTCGTAGTGCAAGTTGGCCGAAATCGACTACGCGTTGCTAGCAACCGTGCACAAGAACACGAAGCTTTCGAGTTGATCGTACATCCGGAATACAACGTCAACCGTATTCAACACGATATCGCTCTGATAAAGCTCGCTACCGACATCACCTACACCGACTACATCCAACCTATTTGCTTGTGGAATCGAGGTGATAATCAGAATGCAATCGTTGACACCTGGGGTACGGTGGTCGGATTTGGTATCGATGAGACCGATGAAGTTTCTGACACACTACGTGAAGCTACAATTCCCGTCGTTAGTCATATCACTTGTATCGAAAGCAATCGGAAAGCGTTTGGTTCACTGCTAACCTCGAACATGTTCTGCGCTGGCAATCGTGATGGGGTCAGTGCCTGTAACGGCGACAGCGGAGGAGGTTTATTCTTCAACTACAACGATGTTTGGTTCGTTCGTGGAGTGGTGTCTTTTACGAAACCTCGTCAAAATACGCTTTTTTGTGACACGAAGGAATACACCGTGTTTACGGATGTGGCAAAGTATTTGAGTTGGATCAAGCAACATATGCGAGGAACGGCTGGCCAATCGGTTGTGATAGAGACTGATAACAATCGTAAAATTGGGTTGCTACCGATGTCCACCTGTGGTGCCAATCCGTATGCCAGCAGGGAAGAATCATCTAAGCCGGTTTTGCTCGGATATCCTTGGGTGGGTCTGCTGGAGTATACTGAGACTGGATCAAGCGAAAAGAGAACGAGCTGTCAAGCGACATTGATTAGCGATCTCTACCTAATCACTGGCGCGCACTGCGTTAGTGGCATACCTACGCGATATGGCGT ATCGTCAGTACGGCTGGGAGAGTACAACAGAAACACGTTGACGGATTGTGCATCGGTTGATGGACAAATGGTATGTGCACCTCCGGTGCAAACATTACGCATTGAGTCGGTGATTACGCATCCGGACTACAACAAACCACGTTACGCGAACGATATTGCGCTTATTCGACTGCGCGACCGAGCGGACACTAGTCGGAACAATGTGAAACCAATCTGTCTTCCCGTGACGAATGAACTGCGTAGCCAAAAATCAACCCATTACACGCTGACTACCTGGGGTTTTGGATCTAGTGGTACTGTGCTGGAAAGGTCACTCCGCGAGACTGTTGATTCCGTCGATTGCCAGAAGCTGTATACCGATCAGTCGATCTCGCTGGAGAAAACGTCACGTCAGATATGTATCAAACAGCAACATGGCACGGAGTGCAAGTTACCATTGTCAGCAGCTCCTCTACAGCTGGTGCAACAagtacgagggaaaaatagcTATGTGTTGTATGGAGTGTTATCGTTCGGACCAGTGAGGTGCGGCGAACCTTACCCGGACGTTTACACCAACGTGGCCAGCTACGTGGATTGGATTCtggaaagcataaaataa